In Leptospira brenneri, a single genomic region encodes these proteins:
- the thiM gene encoding hydroxyethylthiazole kinase: MSQSIIQNTIEDLEVLRSKSPLIHNITNYVVMNNTANALLAIGASPIMAHAIEEVEEMVTICSATVINIGTLSEPWIQSMEKAAARAVSIGKPLVLDPVGAGASNLRNMAIRRILGAGSPSIIRGNASEILSTLNSSGKTKGVDSTDSSESAVDSGKSLSKVTGGVVVISGATDYIVSGTEKAQVRNGDPLMTKVTGLGCTASAICGAFAAVQSNQFRAATSAMAIMGITGEMAKAKTNSPGSFQVAFIDALYEIGPDIIKQKLNGE; the protein is encoded by the coding sequence ATGTCGCAATCAATCATTCAAAATACAATCGAAGATTTAGAAGTTTTACGTTCTAAATCCCCTCTCATTCATAATATCACAAACTATGTAGTCATGAACAACACTGCCAACGCTCTCCTTGCGATTGGTGCTTCTCCCATTATGGCTCATGCCATCGAAGAAGTCGAAGAGATGGTTACAATCTGTTCGGCAACCGTCATCAACATTGGCACTTTATCAGAACCTTGGATCCAAAGTATGGAGAAAGCAGCGGCAAGAGCTGTTTCCATTGGTAAACCTTTGGTACTCGATCCCGTTGGTGCAGGAGCAAGTAACTTGCGTAATATGGCAATTCGTCGTATCTTAGGTGCTGGCAGTCCCAGCATTATCAGAGGGAATGCATCTGAAATTCTTTCGACTCTTAACTCTTCAGGAAAAACGAAAGGAGTGGATTCGACAGATTCATCTGAGTCGGCTGTGGATTCAGGAAAGTCTCTTTCCAAAGTCACTGGTGGAGTGGTTGTGATTTCTGGTGCCACAGATTATATTGTAAGTGGAACAGAAAAAGCCCAAGTGCGTAACGGAGACCCACTCATGACAAAGGTCACTGGGCTTGGATGTACCGCGTCAGCCATTTGTGGTGCCTTTGCCGCTGTACAGTCGAACCAGTTCCGGGCTGCCACTTCGGCCATGGCAATCATGGGAATAACAGGAGAGATGGCCAAAGCAAAAACAAACTCTCCGGGAAGTTTCCAAGTGGCCTTTATTGATGCCCTTTACGAAATCGGCCCAGACATCATCAAACAAAAGCTAAATGGGGAATAA
- a CDS encoding cell envelope biogenesis protein OmpA — MESRPKEFPILFSAGSSNLEEQCVDLLREHFNSAILSQIGYIQLFGSADVSGNLSKNRRLVKERVQIVERYLVSLGIGKDKIQKIFLEPGYGSNPEMRKRLRSVQIQYK, encoded by the coding sequence ATGGAATCTCGACCGAAGGAATTTCCAATTCTCTTCTCCGCCGGTTCCTCCAATTTAGAAGAACAATGTGTAGATTTGTTGCGAGAACATTTTAATTCCGCTATTTTATCCCAAATAGGATATATTCAATTGTTTGGTTCTGCAGATGTCTCAGGGAATCTATCAAAAAATCGAAGGTTGGTAAAAGAAAGAGTCCAAATTGTTGAAAGATACTTGGTATCTTTGGGAATCGGAAAAGACAAAATACAAAAAATATTTTTAGAACCAGGTTATGGAAGTAACCCCGAGATGCGGAAGCGATTACGATCCGTTCAAATCCAATACAAATAG
- the queG gene encoding tRNA epoxyqueuosine(34) reductase QueG: MINPIYQIRSQIKTICEVEGFSLVGFTEAKIPNSDLEHLEEWIQGNQFGSMSWFAKDHAVGIRNRFENLGLIPKSVICLGFIYRSSQGEELLSGMKSKVSRYALGSDYHIILKEKGNRILKTLRTEFPNYKFRQSVDSLPVAEKILTRESGIVWQGKNTNLIHPKLGSYFFLSTILTDLELGGPEPEEIVTDHCGSCRRCIDICPTGALEEYKMDARKCISYLTIEDQEETEATESFLEWDRKGWVYGCDLCQEVCPWNANVAKRNEVETTEPNFLPRDFWTDPNFISKKSLTKQEFAMYFKDSPIERIGFEIWNRNLKEKDDEE, encoded by the coding sequence ATGATAAATCCAATCTATCAGATTCGTTCCCAAATTAAAACCATTTGTGAAGTGGAAGGATTTTCTTTAGTGGGATTTACGGAAGCAAAGATCCCCAATTCCGATTTAGAACATTTGGAGGAATGGATTCAAGGGAATCAGTTTGGTTCCATGTCTTGGTTTGCCAAAGACCATGCTGTCGGAATTAGAAATCGTTTTGAAAATTTAGGCCTCATTCCCAAGTCAGTGATCTGCCTTGGATTTATTTATCGATCTAGTCAAGGAGAAGAACTTCTTTCCGGGATGAAATCCAAAGTTTCTCGTTATGCGTTAGGTTCCGATTATCATATCATTTTAAAAGAAAAAGGAAATCGGATTCTTAAAACACTGAGAACTGAGTTCCCAAATTATAAATTTCGTCAGTCCGTGGACAGTTTGCCTGTGGCAGAAAAAATTCTCACAAGGGAATCTGGAATTGTTTGGCAGGGGAAAAATACAAACCTGATTCATCCTAAACTGGGATCTTATTTTTTTCTTTCTACCATCCTGACGGATTTAGAGTTAGGGGGACCTGAGCCAGAGGAAATCGTCACAGACCATTGTGGAAGTTGCCGTAGATGTATCGATATTTGTCCTACAGGTGCTCTCGAAGAATACAAAATGGACGCAAGGAAATGTATCTCTTACTTAACCATTGAAGACCAAGAAGAAACAGAAGCGACGGAATCTTTTTTGGAATGGGATCGTAAGGGTTGGGTGTATGGATGTGACCTTTGCCAAGAAGTCTGCCCTTGGAATGCCAATGTGGCCAAACGAAATGAAGTTGAAACCACGGAACCAAATTTTTTACCAAGAGATTTTTGGACGGATCCAAATTTTATTTCTAAAAAATCTCTCACCAAACAAGAGTTTGCAATGTATTTTAAAGATTCTCCAATTGAAAGAATAGGATTTGAAATTTGGAATCGAAATTTAAAAGAAAAGGATGATGAAGAATAG
- a CDS encoding LIC_11502 family protein, which yields MGEMGNEVYLTEIQGKLPSHLYVHVPKLISLFPQIEALVAVPKGIPDLLRKGIYFALLQSVVRLLDRNTDPLLPEILPEYGELIRSVSETYSILHPETESNWLEECIQYGDKSAYHWEWKHFDSRELF from the coding sequence ATGGGTGAAATGGGAAATGAAGTTTATCTTACGGAAATACAAGGTAAGTTGCCAAGCCATTTGTATGTCCATGTCCCAAAACTCATCTCGCTTTTTCCACAAATCGAGGCTCTCGTCGCAGTCCCCAAAGGAATTCCAGATCTTTTACGAAAGGGAATTTATTTTGCTCTTTTACAATCAGTGGTAAGACTTCTCGATAGAAACACGGATCCACTCCTTCCCGAAATTCTTCCGGAATACGGTGAACTCATTCGTTCTGTTTCCGAAACCTATTCCATTTTACATCCAGAGACCGAATCCAATTGGCTCGAAGAATGCATCCAATACGGAGACAAATCAGCTTACCATTGGGAATGGAAACATTTTGATTCGAGAGAGTTGTTTTAA
- a CDS encoding SpiroCoCo family coiled-coil protein, producing MGLEVFLLPFLASVAVTIGLRRLDKSNTKLSQLKRYASKLTDEIHGVALQKIQLVKDAGIDLDILVKQSRKVAEDIQSLSSESRDLFEKIRASKDYLSSLSGEMEQIQDLSNQVRREKQYMEEGLSQINTHKRELREVSEDMESLHNESISMLDTFQNKLNHRSDEILQSVAHKMVELESLLETKSEFLDNSLSKIAETAREKLLSHADVMVGETAGRLDHARKEMDLLLDSMKNAQGDLDVRLTKFEDTSSLLSDKVDKFDERLEEKYQRASGKLEEKVNLLEKKIQERFDSIFDQVTHTKDSFMKGLSQETDSIKREIEDLSLETLSKRDDIINETRRQADGINQTIIQFQEKYLEAENKLLRQADIRKQELIREIEAFSEEFHRISEELKEEATSLKKSALQELKDFDRELDTVRSNQESVIKTSLFELRKELEERMNSDFKLQKNEMESDLETVQSQIKDLSESITAQTKDVDDYVEELKSALRESAHEILETAEDKAKESEEIVTEKIRIANANLEQFVSKWEDELAKMRDDQTGSIERLQDRLKEIHVEGADLLGEFQNQFQKAKSSLEMAAESKTKESISRLEEEAKLARSEVERILKHLEESGESFFNLQEEKMDRLNETIDSKISHQLTKLLDKGNVQLGQMEDKISNHLNTVRRNLEESIKRSKDESKKQIETYQKDYEKSFKEIAKESQDFLKDSLNRFQDLKHEIKNGLEDLNDTKEETLSSFQSEMETLKEDILTLSSELETVKEHSDLFISAKQIADESNRAVEEISEALRALEKGRPDLDLYQSAISEFAELRKEIANELETLKEAQFQTEDVDKQVQILASNLVHVSETMEGFEQSLIEVTSIETRVAKLTAEQSKIESFLSSLQESQDSVFHLVENLEGQKHNARELQARLDILDREIEVVEAREKELTETIRQAENRTSFLVEREAQIDSVERKFDKIEELLGDLSDRHRQILTLQKRLEDLKESSRETKDDLESLLGEADETFEKLSEFLDIVQGAMQNPVPAGKSDRKVSGNPLVERKRATIQSLHDNYQWSSEAISEKLNIEKSLVDSILGVRKK from the coding sequence ATGGGATTAGAAGTCTTTTTATTGCCTTTTTTGGCCAGTGTGGCGGTGACCATCGGGTTACGTCGTCTGGACAAATCCAACACCAAACTCTCCCAACTCAAACGTTATGCGTCTAAATTGACCGACGAAATCCATGGTGTCGCTCTCCAAAAGATCCAATTGGTGAAAGATGCTGGCATTGACCTCGACATCCTTGTCAAACAATCCCGTAAAGTAGCGGAAGACATCCAATCTTTAAGTTCCGAATCCCGCGATCTATTCGAAAAAATCCGTGCCAGCAAAGACTACCTCTCTTCTCTTTCCGGGGAAATGGAACAAATCCAAGATTTGAGTAACCAAGTCCGTCGTGAAAAACAATATATGGAAGAAGGACTCTCTCAAATCAATACCCACAAACGAGAGTTACGTGAAGTTTCGGAAGATATGGAATCCCTTCATAACGAATCCATCTCTATGTTGGATACGTTTCAAAATAAATTAAATCATAGAAGTGACGAGATTTTACAATCAGTTGCACACAAGATGGTAGAACTCGAAAGTCTGCTGGAAACTAAGTCGGAATTTTTAGATAACTCACTTTCTAAAATTGCAGAGACCGCTCGTGAAAAACTTTTGTCTCATGCTGATGTGATGGTGGGAGAAACTGCGGGTCGTTTGGACCATGCTCGTAAAGAGATGGATCTCCTGCTTGACTCTATGAAAAATGCACAAGGGGATTTGGATGTTCGCCTAACAAAATTTGAAGATACTTCCTCCCTACTCTCCGACAAAGTTGATAAGTTTGATGAAAGGTTAGAAGAAAAATACCAACGGGCCTCTGGCAAGTTAGAAGAGAAAGTAAATCTTCTCGAGAAAAAAATCCAAGAACGTTTTGATTCTATCTTTGACCAAGTCACTCATACAAAAGATTCTTTTATGAAGGGTCTTAGTCAAGAAACAGACTCCATTAAAAGAGAGATCGAAGATTTATCTCTGGAAACCCTTTCCAAACGTGACGACATCATCAACGAAACCAGAAGGCAAGCAGATGGAATCAACCAAACCATCATCCAGTTCCAAGAAAAATATTTGGAAGCGGAAAATAAACTCCTTCGCCAAGCAGACATTCGCAAACAAGAACTCATTCGCGAAATCGAAGCCTTCTCTGAAGAATTCCACCGTATTTCAGAGGAGTTAAAAGAAGAAGCTACATCTCTTAAAAAGAGTGCTCTCCAAGAATTAAAAGATTTCGATCGTGAGTTGGATACGGTTCGTTCCAACCAAGAATCTGTGATCAAAACCTCTCTATTTGAGTTAAGAAAAGAACTCGAAGAAAGAATGAACTCTGATTTCAAACTTCAAAAAAATGAAATGGAATCGGACTTAGAAACAGTTCAGTCCCAAATCAAAGACTTAAGCGAATCCATCACAGCACAAACCAAAGATGTGGATGATTATGTAGAAGAATTAAAGTCTGCTCTACGGGAATCGGCTCATGAAATCTTAGAAACAGCAGAAGACAAAGCCAAAGAATCCGAAGAAATTGTAACGGAAAAAATACGAATCGCCAATGCGAATCTCGAACAGTTTGTCAGCAAATGGGAAGATGAACTCGCGAAAATGCGAGACGACCAAACCGGAAGCATCGAAAGGCTTCAAGATCGACTCAAAGAAATCCATGTAGAAGGTGCTGACCTACTTGGTGAATTCCAAAACCAATTCCAAAAAGCAAAATCTAGTTTGGAAATGGCTGCAGAATCCAAAACAAAAGAAAGTATTTCTCGATTAGAAGAAGAAGCGAAACTCGCTCGCAGTGAAGTCGAACGAATTCTCAAACACTTAGAAGAATCAGGTGAATCTTTCTTTAACTTACAAGAAGAGAAAATGGACAGACTCAATGAAACCATTGATTCTAAAATCTCTCACCAATTAACAAAACTTCTTGATAAAGGCAATGTCCAACTAGGTCAAATGGAAGATAAAATATCCAACCACCTAAATACAGTTCGTCGAAACTTAGAAGAAAGTATCAAACGTTCCAAAGACGAGTCTAAAAAACAAATCGAAACTTACCAAAAAGATTACGAGAAGTCTTTCAAAGAAATTGCAAAAGAAAGCCAAGACTTCTTAAAAGATAGTTTGAACCGTTTTCAAGACCTAAAACATGAAATTAAAAATGGTTTAGAGGATCTAAACGATACCAAAGAAGAAACACTTTCCAGTTTCCAATCGGAAATGGAAACTTTAAAAGAAGATATCTTAACACTTTCTAGCGAACTAGAAACTGTAAAAGAACACTCTGATTTATTTATATCCGCAAAACAGATTGCAGATGAATCAAACCGTGCCGTAGAAGAAATCTCAGAAGCACTCCGGGCTCTCGAGAAAGGTCGCCCTGATCTTGATCTTTACCAATCTGCCATTTCGGAATTTGCCGAACTCAGAAAAGAAATCGCAAACGAACTAGAAACTTTGAAAGAAGCGCAGTTCCAAACGGAAGATGTGGACAAACAAGTGCAAATCCTTGCATCCAACCTAGTCCATGTTTCGGAAACGATGGAAGGTTTTGAACAAAGCCTAATAGAAGTTACCTCTATCGAAACCCGAGTGGCTAAACTCACAGCAGAACAGTCAAAAATAGAATCGTTTCTTTCCTCTTTGCAAGAATCACAAGATTCCGTTTTCCATTTGGTAGAAAACTTAGAAGGCCAAAAACACAATGCTCGCGAACTTCAAGCTCGCCTAGACATCCTCGATCGCGAAATCGAAGTGGTGGAAGCCCGTGAAAAAGAACTCACGGAAACCATCCGCCAAGCAGAAAACCGCACTTCCTTCCTTGTGGAAAGAGAAGCCCAAATTGATTCTGTGGAACGAAAATTTGACAAAATTGAAGAGTTGCTAGGCGACCTTTCTGATCGTCACCGCCAAATCCTCACCCTCCAAAAAAGATTGGAAGACCTCAAAGAATCCTCACGGGAAACCAAGGACGATTTGGAGTCCCTGCTCGGCGAGGCGGACGAAACCTTCGAAAAACTCTCCGAATTCCTGGACATTGTCCAAGGGGCGATGCAAAATCCAGTCCCAGCGGGAAAATCCGACCGAAAAGTTTCGGGAAATCCCCTTGTCGAGAGAAAAAGAGCCACAATCCAGAGCCTCCACGACAATTACCAGTGGTCTTCTGAGGCAATTAGTGAAAAATTAAATATTGAAAAATCCCTCGTAGATAGCATCCTCGGAGTTAGAAAGAAATAA
- a CDS encoding response regulator — protein sequence MNKAILFVDDEQIILMSLKSQLKKHFGNEYRYETAQNTEEAWSIIEELAEEGIDILIIISDWLMPNQRGDEFLRDVHKTYPQIKKIIISGHIDELSLNQLKGEVDLHSFLNKPWSESDLIKKVEDAITKIA from the coding sequence ATGAACAAAGCCATTCTCTTCGTTGATGACGAACAAATCATTCTGATGAGCCTAAAGTCTCAGCTGAAAAAACATTTTGGGAACGAATATCGTTACGAAACGGCTCAAAATACAGAAGAGGCATGGTCTATCATTGAAGAATTGGCAGAAGAAGGAATCGATATTCTCATCATCATTTCTGATTGGCTTATGCCCAATCAAAGAGGTGATGAGTTCCTTCGTGATGTCCACAAAACGTATCCACAAATTAAAAAAATAATTATTTCCGGGCATATTGATGAGCTTTCACTCAATCAATTGAAAGGAGAAGTGGACTTACATAGTTTTTTGAACAAACCTTGGTCCGAATCGGATTTAATCAAAAAAGTAGAAGACGCCATCACGAAGATTGCCTAG
- a CDS encoding patatin-like phospholipase family protein has translation MQSHPSVESLNHPKLPKAKGSKRALLVEGGGMKGAFSGGVLFSWNRFLRPNYFDLVVGVSSGACSAAYYVSMPKEEPIKSEKALAVWYRDLSGSKLISFLHPFQGKTLLNQEYLIDFIFRKKVRLESEILDRKNVPHFVVAVSNLHTHSIEYIKATSSNVFDLLKAATSLPIATRGKHWLDGKLYSDAAILNPLPIQDIIEAGYKEIVVIMNSPIRHISGPLTRFTSLLAFPTRRTIRRLMRKLHHFHFNAARELAVKPPKGVKIITIAPDKPLPVKLTTTIRAKLYKTVLLGTKKGEEAIQKILKRKLKKQK, from the coding sequence ATGCAGTCTCATCCATCAGTTGAATCTTTAAATCATCCCAAACTTCCCAAGGCCAAAGGCAGTAAAAGAGCCCTACTTGTCGAAGGGGGAGGAATGAAGGGTGCATTTTCTGGTGGTGTTTTGTTTAGTTGGAACCGCTTTCTTCGACCGAATTACTTTGATTTGGTGGTAGGTGTCTCTTCTGGTGCTTGTTCGGCTGCCTATTATGTTTCTATGCCCAAAGAGGAACCAATTAAAAGTGAGAAAGCACTGGCTGTTTGGTATCGAGACTTGTCGGGAAGTAAACTGATTTCTTTTCTCCATCCTTTCCAGGGAAAAACATTACTCAACCAAGAGTATTTAATCGATTTTATCTTTCGAAAGAAAGTGAGGTTAGAATCTGAGATTTTAGACCGAAAGAATGTCCCTCATTTTGTTGTGGCTGTGAGTAATTTACATACACACTCTATTGAATACATCAAAGCTACTTCTTCCAATGTTTTTGATTTATTAAAAGCGGCAACTTCTTTGCCGATTGCCACTCGCGGTAAGCACTGGTTAGATGGTAAATTGTATTCGGATGCTGCGATTTTGAATCCACTTCCCATCCAAGACATTATCGAAGCTGGATATAAAGAAATTGTGGTGATTATGAACTCACCAATCCGCCATATCTCTGGCCCACTCACAAGGTTTACAAGTTTACTTGCTTTTCCGACAAGAAGAACCATTCGTAGGCTTATGCGTAAACTTCATCATTTTCACTTCAATGCGGCCAGAGAACTTGCTGTCAAACCACCAAAAGGTGTAAAGATCATCACCATTGCGCCTGACAAACCGCTCCCTGTTAAACTCACAACGACCATCCGTGCTAAACTTTATAAAACAGTTCTTCTTGGTACCAAAAAAGGGGAAGAAGCAATACAAAAAATTTTAAAACGGAAATTGAAAAAACAAAAATAG
- the map gene encoding type I methionyl aminopeptidase: MIYIKNKSEIETMRKAGKFAAELLVYLEPFVKAGITTLELNDLAEAYTKKNGHRSAPLGYKGFPKSICSSINHVVCHGIPKKEDVLANGDIINLDVSPIVDGYIGDTSKTFIVGGKSTPEAEKLVADTEKAMWVGIEQVKPGNRIDDIGNAIDDFLTPLGYGIVRDLMGHGVGRNFHEEPQVPHFRSPRKLAKIEAGMIFTVEPMVNLGTWEVNFDKSDKWTVRTKDGKLSAQFEHTVLVTDKGYEILTKV, from the coding sequence GTGATTTACATTAAAAACAAATCAGAAATTGAAACGATGAGGAAGGCGGGAAAATTTGCCGCCGAACTCCTCGTGTATCTAGAGCCCTTTGTCAAAGCTGGGATCACCACCCTTGAACTGAACGATCTAGCCGAAGCCTATACCAAAAAAAACGGACATAGATCTGCTCCCCTTGGATACAAAGGATTTCCCAAGTCCATTTGTTCTTCCATCAACCACGTGGTTTGCCATGGAATTCCCAAAAAAGAAGATGTCCTGGCTAACGGAGACATCATCAACCTGGACGTATCTCCCATTGTGGACGGATATATCGGGGACACTTCCAAAACCTTTATCGTTGGGGGAAAATCAACTCCCGAAGCCGAAAAACTTGTGGCTGACACAGAAAAAGCGATGTGGGTCGGAATCGAACAAGTGAAACCAGGAAACCGGATCGACGACATCGGAAATGCTATCGATGATTTCCTCACCCCACTGGGATATGGAATTGTTCGTGACCTAATGGGTCACGGCGTGGGTCGCAATTTCCACGAAGAACCACAGGTTCCTCATTTTCGATCTCCACGAAAACTAGCCAAAATCGAAGCAGGAATGATTTTTACCGTCGAACCGATGGTGAATTTAGGAACCTGGGAAGTCAATTTCGACAAATCCGATAAATGGACCGTTCGGACTAAAGATGGAAAACTCTCTGCCCAATTTGAACATACTGTTCTTGTCACAGACAAAGGGTATGAAATTCTAACAAAAGTTTGA
- a CDS encoding acyl-CoA thioesterase has protein sequence MIRTEIQIRFNDMDPMRRVNNSSYSTYLELARLDFCNRYLSVVELEDIPFVLARVEMDLKASVLPGASIYVSTWVSAIGTTSWEFSYEIRDGKTETLYVSAKTVQVYFDYRAKTKKPIPPEFLKSLEKESL, from the coding sequence ATGATTAGAACTGAAATTCAAATTCGATTCAATGATATGGACCCTATGCGGAGAGTCAATAACTCTAGTTATTCGACCTATTTAGAATTAGCCAGGTTAGACTTTTGTAATCGGTATCTATCTGTTGTCGAACTCGAGGACATTCCCTTTGTCCTTGCCCGCGTGGAGATGGATCTAAAGGCTTCCGTTTTACCTGGAGCTTCCATATATGTATCCACTTGGGTATCTGCCATTGGTACAACCTCTTGGGAGTTCTCTTATGAAATCCGTGACGGAAAAACAGAGACTCTTTATGTGTCCGCAAAAACGGTTCAGGTTTATTTTGACTACCGAGCGAAAACCAAAAAACCCATCCCTCCCGAATTTTTAAAATCTTTGGAAAAAGAAAGTCTATAA
- the thiE gene encoding thiamine phosphate synthase yields MGNKIRGVYLVTDRPLCHWHSLAEVVRQAALGGVSLVQLREKETDSREFFELAKQLKEVLTPFQIPLLINDRLDICLAAGADGVHLGQSDLPWREARRILGNDAIIGLSLETKEDFHSLMKIDPNPPLDYLAVSPVFDTETKTNTKPAWGLTGVQWLREKTTLPIVAIGGIKESNAKEVIEAGADSLAVVSAICSAKDPKLTTEILSTKFL; encoded by the coding sequence ATGGGGAATAAAATTCGCGGGGTTTATTTAGTAACAGATAGACCCCTTTGCCACTGGCATAGTTTGGCAGAGGTAGTGCGCCAAGCTGCGCTCGGTGGTGTTTCCCTTGTCCAACTGAGAGAAAAAGAAACAGACAGCCGCGAATTTTTTGAACTAGCAAAACAATTAAAAGAAGTTTTAACACCCTTTCAGATTCCTCTACTCATCAATGACCGCCTAGATATATGTTTGGCGGCCGGTGCAGACGGAGTCCATCTAGGACAATCAGATCTTCCTTGGAGGGAGGCTCGCCGGATTTTAGGCAATGATGCCATCATTGGACTATCTTTAGAAACTAAAGAAGACTTTCATTCTCTTATGAAAATCGATCCAAATCCTCCTTTAGATTATCTTGCTGTATCACCTGTGTTTGATACAGAAACGAAAACAAATACCAAACCTGCCTGGGGGCTAACCGGCGTTCAATGGTTAAGAGAAAAAACCACTCTCCCCATTGTTGCCATTGGGGGAATTAAAGAATCCAATGCAAAAGAAGTAATCGAAGCAGGTGCCGATTCCCTTGCGGTTGTGAGTGCCATTTGTTCCGCAAAAGATCCTAAACTAACCACTGAAATTCTATCGACTAAATTTCTTTAG